From a region of the Micropterus dolomieu isolate WLL.071019.BEF.003 ecotype Adirondacks linkage group LG21, ASM2129224v1, whole genome shotgun sequence genome:
- the pebp1 gene encoding phosphatidylethanolamine-binding protein 1 translates to MPLDLSQWTGPLALQEVEEKPAQPLTIKYDSVEIDELGKVLTPTQVQNRPTCIEWEGCDSSKMYTLALTDPDAPSRKDPKFREWHHFLVVNMKGNDVSSGCVMSDYVGSGPPKGTGLHRYVWLVYEQPGSLSCSETVLTNRSGDGRGKFKIKSFRQKYNLGAPVAGTCYQAEWDNYVPKLYEQLAGK, encoded by the exons ATGCCCCTAGATTTGAGCCAGTGGACCGGACCTCTCGCCCTGCAGGAGGTCGAGGAAAAGCCCGCACAGCCTCTGACCATTAAATACGACTCCGTGGAAATCGACGAGCTCGGGAAGGTGCTCACGCCAACACAG GTGCAGAATAGACCCACCTGCATCGAGTGGGAAGGATGTGACTCCAGTAAGATGTACACTTTGGCCCTGACCGACCCTGATGCTCCTAGCAGGAAAGACCCAAAATTCAG GGAGTGGCACCACTTTCTGGTGGTCAACATGAAAGGGAATGATGTGTCCTCTGGCTGCGTGATGTCGGACTACGTGGGATCTGGTCCTCCCAAGGGCACAG GTCTCCACAGGTACGTCTGGCTGGTGTACGAGCAGCCAGGCAGCCTGTCCTGCTCCGAGACAGTCCTCACGAACCGCTCCGGAGACGGCCGCGGCAAGTTTAAGATCAAGAGCTTCAGGCAGAAGTACAACCTTGGGGCCCCGGTGGCAGGAACCTGCTACCAGGCCGAGTGGGACAACTACGTCCCCAAACTGTACGAGCAGCTGGCcggaaaataa